The proteins below are encoded in one region of Maribacter aestuarii:
- a CDS encoding PIG-L family deacetylase, whose product MRHILVLLLCIFLIPLSSNSQAPKENASNDIYHSIQKLNFLGSALYIAAHPDDENTRLISHLSNNVKARTGYLSLTRGDGGQNLIGPELRELLGVLRTQELLAARRVDGGKQFFTRANDFGYSKHPKETLKIWNKELILGDVVRTIRKFKPDIIVNRFDHRSPGSTHGHHTSSAMLSVEAFDMANDQNAYPNQLETTETWQPKRLFFNTSWWFYGSEEKFEKADKSQMLNFDVGTYYPILGMSNNEIASLASSQHLSQGFGRLSSRGSQEEYVELLKGDLPADKFNLFDGIDTSWSRIEGGKEIGEILYAVESNFNFKEPSVHLPKLLEAYKLLQGVKDEHWKEIKTEELASIILSVSGIYLEAASKADYANPGESISITIEALNRAENSVVLSSVLINQKSVLDASVDLLNNENINRDINFEIPESIEYTSPYWLMEKGTLGTYTVKNPKFIGKPETPRALTATFLLDFDGLTIPFSKDVVYKFARPDKGELYQPFEIVPEATAKFSDKVIIFSDDSPKQIPVTISAHKDNLVGTVQLCHGKEWNVDAETKSFTIAKKGDEQTIYFTLSPPSNENEDYISPIIKVDGKELTKELVTIAYDHIPTQTVLLPSEAKVVRLDIEKIGQHIGYIVGAGDDVPTSLEQIGYTVHIIDPATIGENTLDNYDAVVVGIRAYNVVEELSFKQKYILDYVNKGGNVIVQYNTAGRWASQFENIAPYELEISRDRVTDENSEVQIIAKDHALVNFPNKITPKDFNGWVQERGLYFPDKWGKEFTPILEMKDEGESSTKGSLLVAPYGKGHYIYTGLSLFRELPAGVPGAYKLLSNMISVGKEKVESKEKLKG is encoded by the coding sequence ATGCGCCATATACTGGTACTGCTTTTATGTATTTTTCTTATACCTTTATCCTCAAATAGTCAAGCTCCTAAAGAAAATGCATCAAACGATATTTACCATTCCATTCAAAAACTTAATTTTCTAGGATCTGCTTTGTATATAGCGGCTCATCCGGATGATGAAAACACACGGTTAATTTCCCATTTGTCGAACAATGTAAAAGCCAGGACCGGATATCTTTCCTTAACCCGTGGTGATGGTGGTCAGAATTTGATTGGCCCCGAATTAAGAGAGTTACTGGGTGTTTTAAGAACCCAAGAATTATTAGCCGCTAGAAGAGTGGATGGAGGGAAGCAATTCTTTACCCGTGCCAACGATTTTGGTTATTCAAAACATCCAAAGGAGACTTTGAAAATTTGGAACAAAGAATTGATTCTGGGTGATGTGGTGCGAACTATCAGAAAATTTAAACCGGACATCATTGTCAATAGGTTTGACCACCGTAGTCCAGGTTCCACTCACGGGCATCATACATCGTCCGCAATGCTAAGTGTAGAAGCGTTTGATATGGCGAACGACCAAAATGCATATCCTAATCAGCTGGAGACTACAGAAACATGGCAGCCAAAACGTCTCTTTTTTAATACTTCATGGTGGTTTTATGGGAGCGAAGAAAAATTTGAAAAGGCGGACAAGTCACAGATGCTAAATTTCGATGTGGGCACGTACTACCCCATTTTGGGGATGTCCAACAATGAAATTGCCTCTTTGGCGAGCAGCCAGCACCTTAGCCAAGGCTTTGGAAGATTAAGTAGTAGAGGCTCACAGGAGGAATACGTGGAACTCCTTAAGGGCGATCTGCCAGCGGACAAATTCAATTTATTCGATGGTATTGATACGTCGTGGTCGAGAATCGAAGGTGGAAAAGAAATTGGGGAAATTCTTTACGCTGTGGAGTCTAATTTTAATTTTAAGGAACCTTCCGTTCATTTACCTAAACTATTAGAAGCCTATAAATTACTACAGGGAGTTAAGGATGAGCATTGGAAAGAAATAAAAACGGAAGAGTTAGCCTCCATTATTCTTTCCGTCTCGGGGATTTACCTGGAGGCAGCTTCAAAAGCTGATTACGCGAATCCTGGGGAATCCATATCCATTACGATTGAAGCGTTGAATAGGGCCGAAAATAGTGTTGTTCTTAGTTCAGTTCTTATCAACCAGAAATCGGTATTGGATGCATCGGTAGACTTATTGAACAATGAAAATATCAATCGGGACATAAATTTTGAAATACCTGAAAGTATAGAATACACAAGTCCTTACTGGCTTATGGAAAAAGGAACCCTAGGGACATATACCGTAAAAAACCCTAAATTTATAGGCAAGCCCGAAACACCACGGGCACTTACGGCCACTTTCCTGTTGGATTTTGATGGATTGACTATTCCATTTTCAAAAGATGTGGTCTATAAATTTGCTAGGCCGGACAAAGGAGAATTGTATCAACCTTTTGAGATAGTCCCAGAGGCAACTGCCAAGTTCAGTGATAAGGTAATTATATTTTCGGACGATTCTCCCAAACAGATTCCTGTGACCATAAGTGCTCATAAGGATAATTTAGTCGGAACAGTTCAATTATGCCACGGTAAGGAATGGAATGTAGACGCAGAAACAAAGTCCTTCACTATTGCGAAGAAAGGTGACGAACAGACTATATATTTTACCCTAAGTCCCCCATCCAACGAAAATGAAGATTACATATCACCTATAATTAAAGTAGATGGCAAAGAACTAACCAAAGAGTTGGTTACCATTGCTTATGATCATATTCCTACCCAAACTGTATTATTGCCATCGGAAGCAAAAGTGGTACGATTGGATATTGAAAAGATTGGTCAACACATAGGCTATATTGTCGGTGCAGGTGACGACGTCCCAACAAGCTTAGAGCAAATTGGCTACACAGTGCATATCATTGACCCAGCAACCATTGGTGAGAATACATTGGATAATTATGATGCCGTAGTAGTTGGAATAAGGGCCTATAACGTTGTTGAAGAACTCAGTTTTAAACAAAAGTATATTCTGGATTACGTAAACAAAGGTGGAAACGTAATTGTACAATACAATACCGCTGGCAGATGGGCCTCACAATTTGAAAACATTGCGCCTTACGAATTGGAAATATCAAGAGATAGGGTCACCGACGAAAATTCTGAAGTTCAAATAATTGCAAAGGACCACGCGCTGGTTAATTTTCCCAATAAAATAACCCCAAAAGATTTTAACGGCTGGGTACAAGAACGAGGTTTGTACTTTCCAGATAAATGGGGAAAGGAGTTTACCCCTATCTTAGAAATGAAAGATGAGGGAGAAAGTTCAACAAAAGGAAGTCTTCTGGTAGCTCCTTATGGTAAAGGTCACTATATTTATACGGGACTAAGTCTTTTCCGAGAGCTTCCCGCGGGCGTACCCGGAGCCTATAAATTGCTATCCAATATGATTTCGGTTGGGAAAGAAAAGGTAGAATCAAAGGAGAAATTAAAAGGATGA
- a CDS encoding mechanosensitive ion channel domain-containing protein, which yields MEEFFANHRNEFLYSLVTLILVLILKFVFTKAVRKVGKLGELNPVRTNLIIKYISIGLTIIALAALTLIWGVNYKDLGILLSSVFAVIGVALFAQWSILSNVTAGVIIFFSFPFKIGNTIRILDKEILTPDNPQNDEFLIEDIKAFHMHLRRHNGEILTYPNNLILQKGVILIATYKDEDLVADAID from the coding sequence ATGGAAGAATTTTTTGCCAACCATAGGAATGAATTTTTATATAGCCTAGTTACCCTAATTTTAGTCTTGATACTAAAATTCGTGTTCACCAAGGCAGTGCGAAAGGTCGGTAAATTGGGTGAACTAAATCCAGTCCGGACCAATCTCATCATCAAATATATTTCTATTGGCTTGACGATAATTGCGCTAGCTGCCTTGACACTAATTTGGGGTGTAAACTATAAAGATTTAGGCATTTTGTTGTCTTCTGTTTTTGCCGTTATCGGGGTCGCACTTTTTGCTCAATGGTCAATTTTGAGCAATGTGACGGCGGGAGTAATCATATTTTTTTCCTTCCCTTTTAAAATTGGAAATACGATAAGAATACTGGATAAAGAAATTCTAACACCTGATAATCCCCAAAATGATGAGTTTTTAATTGAGGATATTAAGGCGTTCCATATGCATTTACGGCGGCATAACGGTGAAATCCTTACCTATCCCAATAATCTGATTTTACAAAAAGGAGTGATTCTAATCGCTACCTATAAAGATGAAGATCTTGTTGCAGACGCCATAGATTAG
- a CDS encoding DUF2911 domain-containing protein, with translation MNKVVLFLLAIVASLSLEAQIQTPAPSPASKLMQTVGLTEVMVDYSRPSMRGRTVFGDLVPYGKLWRTGANAYTKISFDTDVTIDGQPVEAGMYSIFTKPGEKNWEVFFYTDTEGGGTPSDWDESKVVAKATVPVYVMEMPVETFTITIDDVKSNGANLGIIWENVYVAIPFEVPTDATVMKSIDRALGGPTAGDYYAAAVYYASEGKDIKKAKEWMDKAMQMTEKPAFWQLRQQSLILAKAGDKKAAIEVAKKSLAAAKEAGNDDYVKMNTDSLKEWGAM, from the coding sequence ATGAATAAAGTAGTACTTTTTCTTTTAGCTATTGTAGCTTCTCTTTCTTTAGAGGCGCAAATCCAAACTCCGGCACCGAGTCCGGCTTCAAAATTGATGCAAACTGTTGGTTTGACAGAGGTTATGGTGGACTATTCACGTCCTTCCATGCGTGGCAGAACCGTTTTTGGTGATTTGGTTCCTTATGGTAAGTTATGGAGGACCGGGGCAAATGCTTATACCAAAATAAGTTTTGATACCGATGTTACTATCGACGGTCAACCTGTTGAAGCAGGCATGTATTCCATTTTTACCAAACCTGGTGAAAAAAATTGGGAAGTATTCTTTTATACTGATACGGAGGGTGGCGGTACCCCAAGTGATTGGGACGAATCTAAGGTCGTAGCCAAAGCGACGGTGCCAGTATATGTTATGGAAATGCCGGTTGAAACCTTTACCATTACGATTGACGATGTTAAAAGTAACGGTGCCAATTTGGGAATCATATGGGAAAACGTATATGTGGCAATTCCCTTTGAAGTACCAACCGATGCTACGGTCATGAAGAGCATTGATAGAGCCTTAGGGGGTCCTACAGCGGGAGATTATTACGCTGCTGCGGTTTATTATGCTAGCGAAGGAAAAGACATAAAGAAGGCTAAAGAGTGGATGGATAAAGCTATGCAAATGACCGAAAAACCGGCCTTTTGGCAGTTGAGACAACAGTCTTTAATTCTCGCCAAGGCGGGAGATAAAAAGGCAGCTATTGAGGTTGCGAAGAAATCGCTGGCAGCCGCAAAAGAGGCAGGGAATGATGATTATGTAAAGATGAATACCGATTCCTTAAAGGAGTGGGGTGCTATGTAA
- the galK gene encoding galactokinase: MIKSQIASYFRKYYSESFKVIKSPGRVNIIGEHTDYNLGFVLPASIEKAIYFAVNLNNSDEINIETFLTSPEKITFKLEGQHNSFDSFWGNYFKAILEILRERNYPLKGFDCVFGGDIPIGSGLSSSAALCCGFIYALSVVLEKEIPRKEIALIAQGAEHKIGLNCGLMDQYAVLFGKKGNALFLDCKDLSYKYVPINLKGYSWVLINSNIKHNLAVDSEYNKRRASCETVATEVSKKKDNVSSLREVTPQDLEDVKNQVAKLDFTRANYVIQENERVLKMIELLNKGEAELVGKVLLEGHWAMSKEFEITTTELDCLVRIGMEIDAVHGSRMMGGGFGGCTINLINTDSVDESVNIILSKYRKETGILAEVYQLQIGDGVHILE, encoded by the coding sequence ATGATAAAATCTCAAATAGCTTCCTATTTCCGTAAATACTATTCCGAATCATTTAAGGTCATTAAATCACCGGGAAGAGTAAATATAATCGGTGAGCACACTGATTATAATTTAGGCTTTGTATTACCGGCATCCATAGAAAAAGCGATTTACTTTGCTGTTAATCTGAATAACTCCGACGAAATAAATATTGAAACTTTTTTGACTTCACCGGAGAAAATAACCTTTAAATTGGAGGGACAGCATAATTCCTTTGATTCCTTTTGGGGAAATTACTTTAAGGCTATACTAGAAATATTAAGAGAAAGAAATTATCCGCTAAAAGGTTTTGATTGTGTATTCGGCGGGGATATTCCAATAGGTTCAGGGCTATCTTCATCCGCTGCCCTTTGCTGCGGATTTATCTATGCCCTTTCGGTCGTCCTGGAAAAAGAAATACCTAGAAAGGAAATTGCATTAATTGCACAAGGGGCGGAACATAAAATTGGTCTCAATTGTGGCTTGATGGATCAATACGCCGTACTGTTCGGAAAAAAAGGGAATGCATTGTTCTTGGACTGTAAAGATTTAAGCTACAAATATGTTCCTATAAATTTAAAGGGATACAGTTGGGTACTAATAAATTCCAACATCAAGCATAATCTTGCGGTTGATTCTGAATACAACAAAAGAAGGGCCTCTTGTGAGACGGTCGCAACGGAAGTTTCAAAGAAAAAAGATAACGTTTCATCCTTAAGAGAAGTTACTCCCCAAGATTTAGAAGATGTAAAGAATCAGGTTGCGAAATTGGACTTCACTAGGGCAAATTATGTAATTCAAGAGAACGAGCGGGTTTTAAAAATGATTGAGTTACTGAACAAAGGTGAAGCTGAATTGGTGGGAAAAGTACTGTTGGAAGGACATTGGGCCATGTCCAAAGAGTTTGAAATAACCACAACCGAGTTAGATTGTTTAGTGCGTATAGGCATGGAAATCGATGCCGTCCATGGATCTAGGATGATGGGTGGCGGCTTTGGTGGTTGCACGATCAATCTAATTAATACCGATAGTGTTGATGAATCCGTAAACATTATACTGTCCAAATACAGAAAAGAAACTGGTATACTGGCGGAAGTCTATCAGTTACAAATTGGTGACGGAGTCCATATTTTAGAATGA